The Vibrio sp. NTOU-M3 genomic sequence GTTTGTAGTTTGAACAGGCTCTTCGCGCTAGCGCTTTTGCCATTAGAAGTCACAGTGATGTCCGCGTCGAATGCTTTAGCTTCTTTTACGAACTGTGCAGCTGGACGAGTGTGAAGACCGTTTTCTGCAGTGATTTCTACTTGCTTCTCGTACATGTTATATACCCCAATTGATTTATATTTTGACAGATTCTTAACCAGAACTAGCTTAACCGCTAATACGTGTTTCTGCTAGCAGAGTAACGTTGATCGCGTGTCATAACTGATACAGGTTATTAATTTACAACTGCGATTTCAATCTATGTTGTCTTTCGCCGCTGCGTAAAATCCTGATTCTCACTTCTTTATTTTGAAGCGAAAAATAAAACTGTGTTGATATTACCAAAGGTGGGGCAGGGATCAACAAAAAAGCCCCTAAATGGGGCTTTTTTGGACGAAAAATTGATTTGACCACATATTACTGTTGGTTCTCTTTTTCAGTAAAGATGCCTGCAAATAGTGCGGTGCTGAGGTAACGTTCACCTGAGCTTGGAAGTATAGTGACAATGGTTTTTCCTTCAAATTCAGGTAGTTCAGCAATTCGGTTTGCAGCCACCACAGCAGCACCTGATGAAATGCCAGCTAGAATGCCTTCTTCTTCCATTAGGCGGCGAGCCATCTCGATAGCCTCTTCAGAAGTAACGGCTTCAACACGGTCAAGTAGCTCTAAATCGAGGTTGCCAGGGATGAAACCAGCGCCAATACCTTGAATTTTGTGTGGTGCAGGTTGGATTTCATCGCCAGCAAGCGCTTGTGCAATCACTGGTGATTCAGCTGGTTCTACCGCTACTGAAACAATATTTTTGCCTTTTTCGCCCTTAATGTAACGGCTTGTACCTGTGATAGTGCCGCCAGTACCAACACCTGCGACGAATACATCGATTTCGCCATCAGTGGCATCCCAAATTTCTGGACCAGTGGTCTTTTCGTGAATTTCTGGGTTAGCAGGGTTGTTGAACTGTTGTAGAAGAAGGTATTTCTCAGGGTTGCTGGCTACAATTTCTTCTGCTTTTGCAATTGCACCTTTCATACCTTTCGCCGCTTCTGTTAACTCTAGATTTGCACCTAGTGCTTTAAGAAGCTTACGACGCTCAAGGCTCATAGATTCTGGCATAGTCAGTGTGAGCTTATAACCACGAGCGGCTGCTACGAATGCAAGTGCGATACCTGTATTACCACTGGTTGGCTCAACTAGTTCAACGCCAGCTTTTAGTGTGCCTGCTTTTTCTGCTTCCCAAATCATGTTGGCGCCGATACGGCATTTAACACTGAAGCTTGGGTTACGCGCTTCTATTTTGGCTAAAACTTTGCCCTTGCTTACTTTATTTAGGCGAACTAGAGGTGTATTACCGATGGTAAGTGAGTTGTCTTCGTAGATCTTGCTCATAGTGATGTTCCTTCATTACACGTTTTGTGAATACGAATAGAAGAATATTAGCTGATAAAAAAAGGGAAAAGGATTAAAAAGTTATATCTTATTAGAGGAAAGTGCTAAATGCGGTTAGCCTCTCTTATTGTGAGCTAACCGCATCCGATGTTAGCGCTGGTGTTGCTTAAATTCTGCTACCCACATTGCCGTTGCCC encodes the following:
- the cysK gene encoding cysteine synthase A, translating into MSKIYEDNSLTIGNTPLVRLNKVSKGKVLAKIEARNPSFSVKCRIGANMIWEAEKAGTLKAGVELVEPTSGNTGIALAFVAAARGYKLTLTMPESMSLERRKLLKALGANLELTEAAKGMKGAIAKAEEIVASNPEKYLLLQQFNNPANPEIHEKTTGPEIWDATDGEIDVFVAGVGTGGTITGTSRYIKGEKGKNIVSVAVEPAESPVIAQALAGDEIQPAPHKIQGIGAGFIPGNLDLELLDRVEAVTSEEAIEMARRLMEEEGILAGISSGAAVVAANRIAELPEFEGKTIVTILPSSGERYLSTALFAGIFTEKENQQ
- a CDS encoding HPr family phosphocarrier protein, which translates into the protein MYEKQVEITAENGLHTRPAAQFVKEAKAFDADITVTSNGKSASAKSLFKLQTLGLVKGTLVTISAEGPQAQQAVDHLVALMDQLH